A part of Phoenix dactylifera cultivar Barhee BC4 chromosome 2, palm_55x_up_171113_PBpolish2nd_filt_p, whole genome shotgun sequence genomic DNA contains:
- the LOC103719475 gene encoding 26S proteasome regulatory subunit RPN13-like isoform X1, with amino-acid sequence MEGVTSLQEIMLEFRAGKMFLEGTRVVPDTRKGLVRIGRGEEGLVHFQWLDRSQNIVEEDQIIFPDEAVFEKVTQSSERVYILKFNSDDRKFFFWMQEPRADGDTRICNSMNSYINRPLDVIGEDEAEASVPLQMSEMSEDTAEDDLSSRAGNLVDQNMAAELAGEVTSSAGPVQLVDLQRILRSIQPSDAAEDPDAGLGLIDILKPDLVMPLIETLPLEQQLASYLPEGSWTPADLMELLQSPPFRQQVDAFTHVLRTGQIDLSQFGINPSKYKFTVLSFLEALEDSVSKSSEPGGTQSRQDENKDA; translated from the exons ATGGAGGGAGTTACTTCATTGCAG GAAATCATGTTGGAGTTTCGTGCTGGCAAGATGTTTCTTGAAGGAACACGAGTGGTTCCAGATACTCGCAAAGGACTTGTCCGCATAGGAAGG GGCGAGGAAGGATTGGTCCATTTTCAGTGGCTTGATCGGAGTCAGAATATAGTTGAAGAA GATCAGATCATCTTCCCAGATGAAGCTGTTTTTGAGAAG GTGACTCAATCTTCTGAAAGAGTGTACATCTTAAAGTTTAACTCTGATGATAGGAAGTTCTTTTTCTGGATGCAG GAGCCAAGAGCTGATGGAGACACACGGATATGCAACTCCATGAATAGCTACATTAATCGGCCTTTAG ATGTAATTGGTGAAGATGAGGCTGAAGCTTCAGTTCCTCTGCAAATGTCTGAGATGTCAGAAGATACTGCTGAGGATGATCTCTCATCCAG AGCTGGAAACTTGGTTGATCAAAACATGGCTGCCGAATTGGCTGGTGAAGTAACCTCATCTGCTGGACCCGTACAATTGGTAGATTTACAGAGGATATTGAGAAGCATTCAACCGTCAG ATGCTGCTGAAGATCCTGATGCAG GATTAGGATTAATAGATATTTTGAAGCCTGATTTAGTCATGCCATTGATTGAAACTTTGCCACTTGAACAGCAATTGGCATCATATTTACCAGAG GGTTCATGGACTCCTGCTGATCTCATGGAATTGCTGCAGTCTCCACCATTCCGCCAGCAAGTAGATGCATTTACTCAT GTGCTTCGGACAGGACAGATAGACCTGTCCCAGTTTGGAATCAACCCAAGTAAAT ATAAATTCACTGTTCTCTCTTTTCTTGAGGCTCTAGAAGACTCGGTGTCGAAATCATCAGAACCTGGAGGGACACAATCAAGGCAAGATGAGAACAAGGATGCTTAG
- the LOC103719475 gene encoding 26S proteasome regulatory subunit RPN13-like isoform X2 codes for MEGVTSLQEIMLEFRAGKMFLEGTRVVPDTRKGLVRIGRGEEGLVHFQWLDRSQNIVEEDQIIFPDEAVFEKVTQSSERVYILKFNSDDRKFFFWMQEPRADGDTRICNSMNSYINRPLDVIGEDEAEASVPLQMSEMSEDTAEDDLSSRAGNLVDQNMAAELAGEVTSSAGPVQLVDLQRILRSIQPSDAAEDPDAGLGLIDILKPDLVMPLIETLPLEQQLASYLPEGSWTPADLMELLQSPPFRQQVDAFTHVLRTGQIDLSQFGINPSK; via the exons ATGGAGGGAGTTACTTCATTGCAG GAAATCATGTTGGAGTTTCGTGCTGGCAAGATGTTTCTTGAAGGAACACGAGTGGTTCCAGATACTCGCAAAGGACTTGTCCGCATAGGAAGG GGCGAGGAAGGATTGGTCCATTTTCAGTGGCTTGATCGGAGTCAGAATATAGTTGAAGAA GATCAGATCATCTTCCCAGATGAAGCTGTTTTTGAGAAG GTGACTCAATCTTCTGAAAGAGTGTACATCTTAAAGTTTAACTCTGATGATAGGAAGTTCTTTTTCTGGATGCAG GAGCCAAGAGCTGATGGAGACACACGGATATGCAACTCCATGAATAGCTACATTAATCGGCCTTTAG ATGTAATTGGTGAAGATGAGGCTGAAGCTTCAGTTCCTCTGCAAATGTCTGAGATGTCAGAAGATACTGCTGAGGATGATCTCTCATCCAG AGCTGGAAACTTGGTTGATCAAAACATGGCTGCCGAATTGGCTGGTGAAGTAACCTCATCTGCTGGACCCGTACAATTGGTAGATTTACAGAGGATATTGAGAAGCATTCAACCGTCAG ATGCTGCTGAAGATCCTGATGCAG GATTAGGATTAATAGATATTTTGAAGCCTGATTTAGTCATGCCATTGATTGAAACTTTGCCACTTGAACAGCAATTGGCATCATATTTACCAGAG GGTTCATGGACTCCTGCTGATCTCATGGAATTGCTGCAGTCTCCACCATTCCGCCAGCAAGTAGATGCATTTACTCAT GTGCTTCGGACAGGACAGATAGACCTGTCCCAGTTTGGAATCAACCCAAGTAAAT AA
- the LOC103719473 gene encoding probable N6-adenosine-methyltransferase MT-A70-like: protein MPLVLNHHFELIATIWRRATPQMLIKRVLCQFSPWTCTNGASQPQSIVGSENLPVPSPRSPLRVCSGGGALTAMDSQTDGGGGGDDVTTLKEMRHQLEDSIEARRQAQQDLIVSLQTVVPDLVSSLDISLRVISAFNRRPFFPTPNPNPNPNTPPSDSPRPLTPRRRPPLPDSHSLPPRTRPKPSPEPRRDRSSPDADGGGSGGGSSGGGDHLSVVRTMIAVYLLELIPFTEIDSAALLRRLEGDQSSATPAEKAALVELGGELGPISAVETALRRIAEESGGVQLEDFTVNGKSMLMIWGIDRNKLLKELQECSSQNQQPREAEASFADGNNQGQGPGMGGVDGGVAMMPRPPPEMWMGPPDPHLSGMSPMFPQPGAPPPMVGPRGGRRATSSMGIPRMMGIPPPNRPVMGPGAAMGSPSPAPSNQRTEEDELKDLEALLNKKTFREMQKSKTGEELLDLIHRPTAKETAVAAKFKTKGGSQLKEYCTHLTKEDCRRQTGSFIACEKVHFRRIIAPHTDTNLGDCSFLDTCRHTKTCKYVHYELDQTPDIPPMRMGATNLPPPKPIKSQRAEYCSEVELGEPQWINCDIRNFRMDILGQFGVIMADPPWDIHMELPYGTMSDDEMRNLNVPALQTDGLIFLWVTGRAMELGRECLELWGYKRVEELIWVKTNQLQRIIRTGRTGHWLNHSKEHCLVGIKGNPEVNRNIDTDVIVAEVRETSRKPDEMYPMLERISPRTRKLELFARMHNTHAGWLSLGNQLQGVRLVDDGLRARFKAAYPDVEVQPSSPSRTTSAMDGDSNTTQTRSPFVGTDSKQSSSQFMEPTPPAGYSGGKPMGADFETSS, encoded by the exons ATGCCGCTTGTGCTTAATCACCACTTTGAACTAATTGCGACGATCTGGCGCCGCGCGACTCCTCAGATGTTAATAAAACGGGTATTATGTCAGTTTAGCCCTTGGACGTGCACGAACGGTGCTTCGCAGCCTCAATCAATCGTTGGATCCGAAAACCTGCCGGTTCCCTCCCCTCGTAGTCCGCTTCGCGTTTGTTCTGGTGGCGGGGCACTCACGGCCATGGACTCCCAGAccgacggcggcggcggaggggatGACGTCACCACACTGAAGGAGATGCGCCACCAGTTGGAAGACTCCATCGAGGCCCGTCGGCAAGCCCAGCAGGACCTCATCGTCTCCCTTCAGACCGTCGTCCCGGACCTCGTCTCCTCCCTCGACATCTCCCTCCGCGTCATCTCCGCCTTCAACCGCCGGCCCTTCTTCCCCACCcccaaccctaaccctaaccccaaCACCCCCCCCTCCGATTCCCCCCGCCCCCTCACCCCTCGCCGCCGCCCCCCTCTCCCCGACTCCCATTCCCTTCCTCCCCGCACCCGTCCCAAGCCCTCCCCTGAGCCCCGCCGCGACCGCTCCTCTCCCGACGCCGACGGAGGCGGATCCGGCGGCGGATCCAGCGGCGGTGGCGACCACCTCTCGGTCGTCCGCACCATGATCGCCGTCTACCTCCTTGAGCTCATCCCCTTCACCGAGATCGACTCCGCCGCCCTGCTCCGCCGGCTCGAGGGCGACCAGTCCTCAGCCACCCCCGCCGAGAAGGCCGCCCTGGTCGAGCTCGGCGGGGAGCTCGGACCGATCTCCGCTGTCGAGACGGCGCTCCGGCGGATCGCCGAGGAGAGCGGCGGGGTGCAGCTGGAGGACTTCACGGTGAACGGGAAGTCTATGTTGATGATTTGGGGTATTGATCGGAACAAGCTCCTCAAGGAGCTCCAAGAGTGCTCCTCCCAGAATCAGCAGCCGCGGGAGGCGGAAGCCAGTTTCGCCGATGGGAACAACCAGGGTCAGGGGCCGGGGATGGGCGGAGTCGATGGCGGCGTTGCGATGATGCCGAGGCCACCGCCAGAGATGTGGATGGGGCCTCCTGACCCTCATTTATCTGGCATGTCTCCTATGTTTCCACAGCCTGGCGCGCCGCCGCCCATGGTCGGCCCAAGGGGCGGGCGGAGGGCTACGAGCTCGATGGGGATTCCGAGGATGATGGGCATCCCTCCCCCCAACAGGCCTGTCATGGGGCCTGGCGCTGCTATGGGAAGCCCAAGTCCGGCGCCATCGAACCAAAGGACTGAGGAGGATGAGCTGAAGGACCTTGAGGCATTGCTGAACAAGAAGACGTTCAGGGAAATGCAAAAATCGAAGACTGGAGAGGAACTTTTGGATCTCATTCACCGCCCGACTGCAAAGGAAACTGCTGTTGCGGCAAAG TTCAAGACCAAGGGTGGCTCTCAACTCAAAGAGTATTGTACACATTTAACTAAAGAAGATTGCCGACGCCAAACTGGTTCATTCATTGCATGTGAGAAG GTGCATTTTCGGCGGATTATTGCTCCGCACACTGATACAAATTTAGGTGACTGCTCTTTTCTTGATACATGCCGTCACACAAag ACCTGCAAATATGTTCATTATGAACTTGACCAAACACCAGATATACCTCCAATGAGAATGGGTGCTACTAATCTTCCACCTCCAAAACCAATCAAGTCCCAAAGGGCCGAATATTGTTCAGAAGTGGAGCTTGGAGAACCTCAATGGATAAACTGTGACATCCGTAACTTCAGAATGGACATTTTAGGGCAGTTTGGAGTTATCATGGCAGACCCACCTTGGGACATTCACATGGAATTGCCATATGGTACAATGTCAGATGATGAGATGAGAAATCTTAACGTACCTGCATTGCAGACTGATGGTCTGATTTTTCTATGGGTCACTGGGCGTGCAATGGAACTTGGGCGTGAAtg TTTGGAGCTTTGGGGATACAAGCGTGTTGAGGAGCTCATATGGGTGAAGACCAATCAACTCCAACGAATTATTCGAACTGGACGCACTGGCCATTGGCTTAATCATAGTAAAGAACATTGTCTTGTTGGAATAAAGGGAAACCCAGAGGTCAATAGGAACATTGATACAGATGTTATTGTAGCTGAAGTTCGTGAAACAAGCCGAAAACCTGATGAG ATGTACCCAATGCTGGAGAGGATAAGCCCCAGGACAAGGAAGTTGGAATTGTTTGCTCGAATGCACAATACACATGCTGG GTGGTTATCCCTGGGTAATCAATTGCAAGGAGTCAGGTTAGTTGATGATGGTCTGAGAGCAAGGTTCAAGGCTGCTTATCCAGATGTGGAGGTACAACCATCATCTCCTTCCAGAACAACTTCTGCCATGGATGGGGATTCAAACACCACACAAACTAGGAGCCCTTTTGTTGGGACAGACTCAAAACAATCATCGAGCCAATTTATGGAGCCAACACCACCCGCGGGCTATTCCGGAGGAAAACCTATGGGCGCAGATTTTGAGACATCTTCTTAA